Proteins encoded by one window of Candidatus Eremiobacterota bacterium:
- a CDS encoding orotate phosphoribosyltransferase → MRIFSEYAGRIAQAGLEIKAIRLDAREPFQWVSGYRMPIYNDNRMFLFFPEYRKLITGAFDCIIKEKNIAYEVIAGTATAGIPFGMALAESLQAPFVYVRPEAKDHGMGCQVEGLGRGNTLGGRKVVLIEDLISTGRSSALAVRALRAAGGTVSHCLAVFSYGFDEAEELFLSMRPPCELIPIFAYDVLLEKALETGYLSQNEVSILREWRHDPFGWGAKHGFPRVVKGE, encoded by the coding sequence ATGAGGATTTTTTCAGAGTACGCAGGGAGAATTGCCCAGGCAGGCCTGGAGATAAAGGCTATCAGGCTTGACGCCAGGGAGCCCTTTCAGTGGGTCTCCGGTTACAGGATGCCCATATATAATGACAACAGGATGTTCCTTTTTTTCCCGGAATACAGGAAGCTCATCACCGGTGCCTTTGATTGTATCATCAAGGAAAAGAACATTGCTTATGAGGTCATTGCCGGCACCGCTACGGCGGGAATACCTTTTGGAATGGCCCTCGCTGAAAGCCTGCAGGCGCCATTCGTCTATGTGAGGCCGGAGGCCAAGGACCACGGAATGGGATGCCAGGTTGAAGGCCTTGGAAGGGGGAATACCCTCGGGGGCAGAAAGGTAGTGCTTATCGAGGATCTCATCTCGACGGGAAGAAGCTCCGCCCTGGCCGTCAGGGCCCTGAGGGCTGCCGGCGGTACCGTCTCTCACTGCCTGGCCGTATTCAGTTATGGCTTTGATGAAGCCGAGGAGCTCTTCCTCTCAATGAGGCCGCCCTGTGAGCTGATTCCCATCTTCGCCTATGATGTGCTGCTGGAGAAAGCCCTTGAAACAGGCTATCTGAGCCAGAATGAAGTATCGATCCTGAGAGAATGGCGCCATGATCCATTCGGGTGGGGAGCAAAGCATGGATTTCCTCGAGTGGTGAAAGGAGAATGA
- the pyrB gene encoding aspartate carbamoyltransferase — protein METAATGRKKEKGPFKGRSVSVVGDLSLDEQYYLYQKSRELKETLRTGGDTSAFCVDDPLMAIYILFLEDSTRTRESFINAARFHRTKLNIFDADSSSFSKNESYRDTFNMLCGYSPYSVFVMRTKLEGVCRWLDTSVAEFAARHGIEKPAFINSGDGKHEHPTQEFLDEFTFLEHLGWKRGKIRIALIGDLFHGRTIHSKPDGLCIFQEVSVDLVAPEELAMPSYYIEKMEGNGFRVRHFSSIEEYLSQDDVADIWYFTRLQLERMGEKILQKEHQLRQAVTFEKSFLEKYRLPDDTRFYHPLPRNKEYPTIPSFLDETPLNGWESQSINGYYTRTVLLSMLGGATGLDFQGASPEIPSANDDFIEEVTPVEKVKPDYKVGIKPIETGIVIDHIEKGEDEGTIWDHIDRTRKILALNRMSSHGVYRGENDGRFKGIISVPGFLGFGPREMEKLAAVSPECTLNVVKEWKVVRKFRLHMPWRIENFGQTSCKNVDCISHPSHHEYTKPIFHRMLGHVFKCHYCDRLHNFKEIWDL, from the coding sequence ATGGAAACTGCGGCAACAGGCAGGAAGAAAGAAAAGGGACCCTTCAAGGGGCGGTCAGTGTCGGTGGTGGGCGACCTCTCCCTTGATGAGCAGTATTACCTTTACCAGAAATCGCGGGAGCTCAAGGAAACCCTCAGGACAGGGGGCGATACCTCGGCGTTCTGCGTAGATGATCCCCTGATGGCCATCTATATCCTTTTTCTCGAGGACAGCACGAGGACCAGGGAATCCTTCATCAACGCCGCCCGCTTTCACAGGACCAAGCTCAACATATTTGACGCCGATTCATCTTCGTTCTCCAAGAACGAGAGCTACCGTGACACTTTCAACATGCTCTGCGGCTACAGCCCCTATTCTGTCTTTGTCATGAGAACAAAGCTGGAGGGAGTGTGCCGGTGGCTTGATACCTCTGTTGCAGAGTTCGCCGCGCGCCACGGGATAGAGAAGCCCGCCTTCATCAACAGCGGCGACGGCAAGCATGAGCACCCCACCCAGGAGTTCCTTGACGAGTTCACTTTTCTGGAGCACCTGGGATGGAAGCGCGGGAAGATAAGGATTGCCCTTATCGGCGACCTTTTCCACGGGAGGACCATCCATTCCAAGCCTGACGGTCTCTGCATCTTCCAGGAGGTCTCCGTCGATCTCGTGGCACCTGAGGAGCTTGCCATGCCCTCCTACTATATTGAGAAGATGGAAGGGAACGGCTTCAGAGTAAGGCATTTCTCCTCGATAGAGGAGTATCTCTCGCAGGACGACGTGGCCGATATATGGTATTTCACCAGGCTTCAGCTTGAGCGCATGGGAGAAAAGATCCTGCAGAAGGAGCACCAGCTCAGGCAGGCCGTTACCTTTGAAAAGAGCTTCCTGGAGAAATACCGCCTTCCCGATGACACAAGGTTTTATCATCCCCTTCCCCGGAACAAGGAATACCCCACGATACCCTCGTTTCTCGATGAAACTCCCCTCAACGGATGGGAAAGCCAGTCAATCAACGGCTACTATACCAGGACGGTGCTCCTTTCAATGCTCGGCGGGGCCACAGGTCTTGACTTCCAGGGTGCCAGCCCTGAAATCCCCTCCGCCAATGACGACTTCATTGAGGAAGTGACGCCGGTGGAGAAGGTAAAGCCCGATTACAAGGTGGGCATAAAACCCATTGAGACCGGCATAGTGATAGATCATATCGAGAAGGGCGAGGACGAGGGGACTATCTGGGACCACATCGACAGGACCAGGAAAATCCTGGCCCTGAATCGCATGAGCTCTCATGGGGTCTACAGGGGAGAGAATGACGGCAGATTCAAGGGCATCATCTCGGTGCCGGGATTCCTGGGCTTCGGTCCCAGGGAGATGGAGAAGCTTGCCGCCGTGAGCCCCGAGTGCACCCTTAATGTAGTGAAGGAGTGGAAAGTGGTCCGCAAGTTCAGGCTTCACATGCCTTGGCGCATCGAGAATTTCGGGCAGACAAGCTGTAAAAACGTTGACTGTATCTCTCATCCTTCCCATCATGAGTATACTAAGCCCATATTTCACCGTATGCTGGGCCATGTCTTCAAGTGCCACTACTGTGACAGGCTCCACAATTTCAAGGAGATATGGGATCTGTGA
- a CDS encoding ankyrin repeat domain-containing protein produces the protein MEHTHPRESFIGNPDAMDRSCLDFCADFPYNKTMHRDFLLILFIAYTLGIIVQKLLKKDFFPGDFLNVSFLYVVLITGFVLHAIIHRGSLEGISLGKRDLVLMILLILAGYYVLYAVIIPWFRRKHESSIDFSPRYKACKQEESEKKRFLEAVLHGDMEVVNQMLGILPERIYLKAPGGELLADYALKQGRQAMAEFLGTFGKALKEKKEMLKSAVVEGDASKAEELAGRDGYLVKVPVDASGATVLHLAAERGNTALAAFFIEKGADLNAKDNEGARPLHYAAALGQLEAAGLLIEKGASAYPCDDGGAQPLHEAAMSGNVAVAKLLIEHGAHPNSADEVFRWTPLYYAEYYDQKEMVDFLLSRGAILSVSDTFGRTPRCAGALPLESMQAGRCLVRAWRHRYLRLRKRPCSCRKDQHSGRHGASGMGSRR, from the coding sequence GTGGAGCACACTCATCCACGGGAATCATTCATCGGTAATCCGGACGCCATGGACCGCTCCTGCCTTGATTTCTGCGCAGATTTCCCCTACAATAAAACCATGCACCGCGACTTCCTGCTCATTCTGTTTATTGCTTATACCCTGGGAATCATTGTTCAGAAGCTCCTGAAAAAGGATTTCTTTCCAGGTGATTTTCTCAATGTATCCTTTCTTTATGTTGTTCTCATCACAGGATTCGTGCTGCACGCGATCATCCACCGCGGCAGCCTGGAGGGGATTTCCCTCGGGAAACGGGATCTGGTACTGATGATCCTTCTTATCCTGGCAGGGTACTATGTGCTATATGCGGTCATCATCCCATGGTTCAGGAGAAAACATGAGAGTTCCATCGATTTTTCACCCCGGTATAAAGCCTGTAAGCAGGAGGAAAGCGAAAAGAAACGCTTCCTCGAGGCGGTCCTCCATGGAGACATGGAGGTGGTGAACCAGATGCTCGGGATCTTACCCGAGAGGATCTATCTCAAAGCCCCCGGCGGAGAGTTGCTTGCAGACTATGCATTGAAACAGGGCAGGCAGGCGATGGCGGAGTTTCTTGGAACCTTTGGAAAAGCCTTGAAGGAAAAGAAAGAGATGTTGAAGAGTGCTGTCGTGGAGGGCGACGCTTCCAAGGCGGAGGAGCTTGCCGGCCGGGACGGATATCTGGTGAAGGTGCCTGTGGACGCTTCAGGTGCGACAGTCCTCCATCTTGCGGCAGAACGTGGAAACACCGCGTTGGCGGCGTTTTTTATCGAGAAGGGCGCGGATCTCAACGCCAAGGACAATGAAGGAGCAAGGCCCCTCCATTATGCGGCAGCTCTTGGCCAGTTGGAAGCCGCCGGGCTTCTCATCGAGAAGGGCGCCTCTGCATACCCCTGTGATGACGGCGGCGCCCAGCCTCTCCACGAGGCGGCGATGTCGGGCAATGTAGCTGTCGCGAAGCTCCTCATCGAGCATGGAGCTCATCCGAACAGTGCCGATGAGGTGTTCAGGTGGACACCGCTCTATTATGCAGAGTATTATGACCAGAAAGAGATGGTGGACTTTCTCCTGTCACGAGGCGCCATCCTCTCGGTAAGTGACACCTTCGGGAGGACTCCGCGGTGCGCCGGTGCGCTTCCTCTGGAATCCATGCAGGCCGGGCGCTGCCTGGTGCGGGCCTGGCGGCATCGATATCTTCGGCTTCGAAAAAGGCCTTGCTCCTGCAGGAAAGATCAGCATTCCGGCAGGCACGGCGCGAGCGGCATGGGCTCCCGCAGGTGA
- a CDS encoding S46 family peptidase: MKHHRILLPVLVILFLAAAAFEASAEEGMWTLDNLPAARLKARYGFTATREWIEHVRLASVRFNDGGSGSFVSPGGLVLTNHHVAVGQLQKMSSEKKDYVTDGYLARSPEEEIKCTDLELNMLVSTENVTERVKKSVKNLTGEKALKARKAEMALIEKESMNKTGLRSDVITLYHGGEYWLYAFRKYRDVRLVMAPEKQIAFYGGDLDNFTYPRYDLDFALFRVYEDGKPLHPKHYFKFNTNGGKDGELVFVSGHPGTTKRLLTYSQYLFNRDHSYPAILTWLDGSLKTLDKYSAKGPEEKRRAATLRFSYGNSQKALAGEYEGLRERAFSEDFKAREDRLRSTVNASAALRKEAGASWEQIAAAMKKYGQRYDHERYQALKGHRLPAIATQVVFFIMETKKPDGERLNGYHDSQIDTWKFVNLSPEPLYDDLEEALLAFNMELSRKKLGEADPFVKVLLGGKTPQVRARELVRDTKLKDPSYRWSLIEGGEKALKNSDDPLVRLALALEPKLREFIKWREANIESVVTPATENIAKARFAIEGRTTYPDATFTLRLAYGTIKGYEMNGTLAPPVTTIYGLYDRFYSFSGKMDFWLPPRYLEKKDSLDLATPFNFVSTADITGGNSGSPVITRDAELVGLIFDGNMESLAGRFIFSDKTNRAVAVHAAAIIEALRKLYDAGPLADELQGK, encoded by the coding sequence ATGAAACATCATCGCATCCTGCTTCCTGTACTTGTCATACTTTTTCTTGCCGCAGCGGCTTTTGAGGCTTCCGCCGAGGAGGGCATGTGGACCCTCGACAACCTTCCCGCTGCCCGCCTCAAGGCAAGATACGGCTTCACCGCCACCAGGGAGTGGATCGAGCATGTGCGCCTTGCGAGCGTGCGCTTCAATGACGGCGGGAGCGGCTCCTTCGTGAGCCCCGGGGGGCTTGTGCTCACCAACCATCACGTGGCTGTGGGGCAGCTCCAGAAAATGTCGTCGGAGAAAAAGGATTATGTGACCGACGGCTACCTCGCCAGGAGCCCTGAGGAGGAGATTAAGTGCACTGACCTCGAGCTGAACATGCTGGTCTCTACGGAAAATGTTACCGAGAGGGTGAAAAAGTCCGTGAAGAACCTCACGGGCGAAAAGGCCCTCAAAGCAAGGAAAGCTGAGATGGCCCTCATCGAGAAGGAGTCCATGAATAAAACAGGGCTCCGCTCAGATGTGATCACCCTTTACCATGGCGGCGAATACTGGCTCTATGCCTTCAGGAAATACCGCGACGTGAGGCTTGTCATGGCTCCTGAAAAGCAAATCGCCTTCTATGGCGGCGACCTGGATAACTTCACCTACCCCCGCTATGACCTCGACTTCGCCCTCTTCCGCGTCTACGAGGACGGGAAGCCATTACACCCGAAGCATTATTTCAAATTCAACACCAATGGAGGCAAGGATGGCGAGCTTGTCTTCGTGAGCGGCCATCCAGGCACGACGAAGCGCCTCCTCACATACTCGCAGTATCTCTTTAACCGTGACCACAGCTACCCTGCAATACTCACGTGGCTCGACGGATCCCTCAAAACCCTTGATAAATACTCCGCGAAAGGTCCCGAAGAGAAGCGCCGCGCCGCCACCCTCAGGTTCTCCTATGGCAACTCCCAGAAGGCCCTGGCCGGAGAATACGAAGGGCTCAGGGAGCGTGCCTTCAGCGAGGACTTCAAGGCTCGCGAGGATCGTCTCCGCTCTACGGTGAATGCCAGCGCCGCCCTCAGGAAAGAGGCCGGCGCCTCCTGGGAGCAGATTGCCGCCGCCATGAAGAAATACGGACAACGCTATGATCACGAGCGCTACCAGGCCCTCAAAGGTCACAGGCTCCCTGCAATAGCCACGCAGGTGGTGTTCTTCATCATGGAGACAAAGAAGCCCGATGGCGAGCGGCTGAACGGCTACCATGACTCGCAGATTGACACATGGAAGTTCGTGAACCTCTCGCCTGAGCCCCTCTATGACGACCTTGAGGAGGCGCTCCTGGCCTTCAACATGGAGCTTTCCAGGAAAAAGCTCGGCGAGGCCGATCCCTTCGTGAAAGTGCTCCTGGGGGGGAAAACGCCGCAGGTGAGGGCCCGGGAGCTTGTCAGGGACACAAAGCTCAAAGACCCTTCCTACCGCTGGTCCCTCATCGAGGGCGGCGAAAAGGCGCTGAAAAACTCCGACGATCCCCTGGTGAGGCTTGCCCTCGCCCTGGAGCCAAAGCTGAGGGAATTCATCAAGTGGCGCGAGGCGAATATCGAGAGCGTCGTCACGCCGGCCACGGAGAATATTGCGAAAGCCCGCTTCGCCATCGAGGGCAGGACCACTTACCCTGACGCCACCTTTACCCTCAGGCTTGCCTACGGCACCATCAAGGGTTACGAGATGAACGGCACCCTCGCCCCTCCCGTCACGACCATTTACGGGCTCTACGACCGCTTTTACAGCTTCTCGGGAAAAATGGACTTCTGGCTTCCCCCGCGTTACCTTGAGAAAAAGGACAGCTTAGACCTGGCCACGCCATTCAATTTCGTCTCCACTGCCGACATCACGGGAGGGAACTCGGGCTCTCCTGTCATCACGCGAGATGCCGAGCTCGTGGGACTCATTTTTGACGGGAACATGGAAAGCCTGGCAGGGCGCTTCATCTTTTCCGACAAGACAAACCGCGCCGTGGCAGTCCACGCGGCGGCCATCATAGAAGCCCTCAGGAAGCTTTACGATGCGGGGCCTCTTGCTGACGAGCTCCAGGGGAAATAA
- a CDS encoding class I SAM-dependent methyltransferase: MDHRSYFDHMASRWDEQASHDPLRLALIAEALELFPGARVLDAGCGTGVFTDFMVRAFDGALDVVCADFSGKMLEEAEKKLSSRSGVSFCRADLTTDTVPGRAFDRIICYSCFPHFADKRRALANLRRHITPGGFLLIAHSESCSSINELHSRLEGPVRHDMLPGPDEMRKMLQELRFSKVAITDKPHLYLVKASPA, from the coding sequence ATGGATCACCGGAGCTACTTTGATCATATGGCTTCCCGATGGGATGAGCAGGCCAGCCACGATCCATTGCGGCTGGCCCTCATAGCGGAGGCCCTTGAGCTTTTTCCCGGGGCCCGGGTCCTTGATGCCGGCTGCGGCACGGGGGTCTTCACTGATTTCATGGTCAGGGCCTTTGATGGGGCTCTCGACGTGGTGTGTGCCGATTTTTCGGGAAAGATGCTCGAGGAGGCTGAGAAAAAGCTTTCATCCCGAAGCGGAGTGTCGTTCTGCCGGGCCGATCTTACCACTGACACAGTGCCCGGGAGAGCTTTTGACAGGATAATCTGTTACTCGTGCTTTCCCCACTTTGCCGACAAGAGAAGGGCCCTCGCCAACCTGAGACGCCACATTACACCGGGCGGCTTCCTGCTGATAGCCCACTCGGAGAGCTGCAGCAGTATCAATGAGCTCCACAGCCGCCTTGAAGGGCCTGTGCGGCACGACATGCTCCCGGGCCCTGATGAAATGAGAAAAATGCTGCAAGAGCTCCGGTTCTCAAAGGTTGCCATTACCGATAAGCCCCACCTGTATCTTGTGAAAGCGAGCCCTGCCTGA
- a CDS encoding polysaccharide deacetylase family protein, which produces MKRIILVLLLIAATAIPAFSDDDLTPRLQILCYHQIAPVAKDIMTTTPEMFEAQVRYLRTHDYYPVGMEEAVAFLKGRKPTRQKMVMITFDDGYDGIYHYGLPILRKYRFPAVVFLVVSKITENGERSETGHLSWKQLRVLRDSGLFYIGSHTNALHQKVQWDLRDGRITSSQLIRDLCKSRIYIYNHLGILTDYLAWPYGGYDDRTIEIARNCGFKVLFTTDEGSNHRGEGTIRIRRIALSSAYDDLMRLEDKLTMFP; this is translated from the coding sequence ATGAAACGGATCATTCTGGTTCTGCTGCTCATTGCTGCTACAGCCATACCGGCTTTTTCAGATGACGATCTCACTCCCAGGCTCCAGATTCTCTGCTATCACCAGATTGCCCCCGTGGCAAAAGACATTATGACCACGACGCCTGAGATGTTCGAGGCCCAGGTGAGGTACCTGAGGACCCATGACTATTACCCCGTGGGAATGGAAGAGGCCGTGGCCTTTCTCAAGGGCAGGAAGCCTACCAGGCAGAAGATGGTGATGATTACCTTTGATGACGGGTATGACGGGATTTATCATTACGGCCTCCCCATACTCAGAAAATACCGCTTCCCCGCCGTGGTGTTCCTCGTGGTGAGCAAGATCACCGAAAACGGGGAAAGAAGCGAAACAGGGCACCTTTCCTGGAAGCAGCTCCGTGTGCTGAGAGACAGCGGCCTTTTTTACATCGGCTCACACACCAACGCCCTTCATCAGAAAGTGCAATGGGATCTGCGGGACGGCAGGATCACCTCGAGCCAGCTTATCAGGGATCTCTGCAAGTCGCGCATTTATATTTACAACCATCTTGGCATTCTCACCGACTACCTTGCCTGGCCCTATGGAGGCTATGATGATCGCACCATCGAGATCGCCAGGAACTGCGGCTTCAAGGTACTCTTCACCACTGATGAAGGCTCCAACCACAGGGGGGAGGGTACGATCCGCATCAGGCGCATCGCCCTTTCCTCGGCCTATGATGACCTTATGCGCCTTGAGGACAAGCTCACCATGTTCCCCTGA
- a CDS encoding AAA family ATPase, translated as MKQKFRLFVQKHENGTYTVTLPGIHYVPVPIDDAVQPASSSLSSYGPILEEVKDDVRIALEKWLARVDPSHLAMLSNHRPGETLEKVEVELRPSDSRGKKRHDRVKLTVSLMVTPEEGSQLLVSAPKLASPPLSFYCYSMAELREAATREIAAYFSSFTLEEILPYCYQRQEFLDEIEVAFTPMKPFREKKEKEQDEGCFWALRGAGINLSARTRENRLLKAYGREREVNELMAVLSSERSSSVLLVGESGTGKTAVAHEVVRRITAEQCPPALRKRQVWHTSAGSLIAGCSYIGEWQEKVQNIVEEVKKKRHILHIDDIVGLLEAGRWSKSDENIGHFLKNYLADGTVVIIGETTPGRLSIGERYDPSFFSLFRIITMAEPDENSTLSILGNYAASLENDFRVRIRPSASEAALELTRRFQPYLSLPGKAVGLLERVASDAGKTGARERPEITRQFIVSAFARETGLPEFILSDHLTLEPKSIDKFFSEQIKGQGHAVGTIVDLVTVIKSGLNDPQKPMGCLFFVGPTGVGKTEMAKTLAEYLFGSRERLVRFDMSEYAEPFNVAKLIGSPHGDEEGELIRRIRLQPFSVVLLDEFEKAHGSIFDCMLQVLGEGRLTDAKGRTADFRSAIIIMTSNLGATAKEQRKPGLRRDSSMHSVEEHFRDQVEHFFRPEFVNRLDGIVVFHPLGRAAMEEVASRELAKLLEREGITRRSLLVEVDPSMMELLIEKGFSPHYGARPLKREIERSINVPLAHYLVSHRISSPYLIGVSCEDGRTVIHATALSEARQVVKQEEAPLSLSAATERKMQISELVEGFAEIRLRLHRWLQSDNVERIRIEWKRLLAETRKKEFRSDGREGMKAFERIYQLERLTKRLEQLADRASYLEEFATLTKRQRDARYGADLAQNYTDLCRDADFLEIELLCAHLSESGRALMHLSAIGQAVRGERSARERAEWVAALAKMYLSWAGRKGYESGVMVRTGEYVHWIEEKGLKVKAHIPDFRKGPPMEPCWTRLSADSLQGLFKRIEELEASELGILIEGTNVYGFLKGEAGTHKLVLRGEERGSVAPFRTVAAAVDSLDDKDSPADLLNAREALKGKRGEKKKGQDVPDIIRIYSPLGDRFVRDVRTGVRTTQVSQVLEGFIDEFILAHLRSLEAGEAWDVDEDAP; from the coding sequence ATGAAGCAGAAATTCCGGCTCTTTGTCCAGAAGCATGAAAACGGCACCTATACCGTTACCTTGCCAGGCATTCACTACGTCCCGGTCCCCATCGATGATGCCGTGCAACCTGCCTCTTCAAGTCTTTCCTCCTACGGGCCCATACTCGAGGAAGTGAAAGACGACGTGCGTATTGCCCTGGAAAAATGGCTTGCGCGGGTTGATCCCTCACATCTGGCCATGCTCAGCAACCATCGGCCGGGAGAGACTCTCGAAAAGGTCGAGGTGGAGCTGCGCCCCTCTGACAGCAGGGGGAAAAAGCGCCACGACAGGGTAAAGCTGACAGTGAGCCTCATGGTGACACCCGAGGAGGGCTCGCAGCTCCTGGTAAGTGCTCCCAAGCTCGCCTCACCGCCTCTTTCATTCTACTGCTACTCGATGGCCGAGCTCCGTGAGGCGGCCACAAGGGAGATTGCCGCCTATTTCAGCAGCTTCACCCTGGAGGAGATCCTGCCCTACTGTTACCAGCGCCAGGAGTTCCTTGACGAGATCGAGGTGGCTTTCACCCCGATGAAGCCCTTCCGGGAAAAGAAGGAGAAGGAACAGGACGAGGGCTGCTTCTGGGCCCTCAGGGGCGCCGGGATAAACCTGAGCGCGAGAACCCGGGAAAACCGCCTTCTGAAGGCTTATGGCCGGGAAAGAGAGGTAAACGAGCTTATGGCGGTCCTCTCGTCGGAAAGGAGCAGCTCGGTGCTCCTTGTCGGCGAGTCGGGCACGGGAAAAACAGCCGTGGCACATGAGGTGGTGCGGCGCATCACTGCTGAGCAGTGCCCCCCGGCCCTCCGGAAGAGGCAGGTGTGGCACACCAGTGCAGGCAGCCTTATTGCAGGCTGCAGCTATATCGGGGAATGGCAGGAAAAGGTGCAGAACATTGTTGAAGAGGTGAAAAAGAAACGCCATATCCTCCATATTGATGACATCGTGGGCCTTCTGGAGGCGGGGCGGTGGAGCAAGAGCGATGAGAACATAGGCCATTTCCTGAAAAATTACCTTGCCGACGGGACAGTGGTGATCATCGGCGAGACCACGCCGGGCCGCCTCAGCATCGGGGAGCGCTACGATCCTTCCTTTTTCTCGCTCTTCAGGATCATCACCATGGCAGAGCCTGATGAAAATTCGACGCTCAGCATACTGGGAAACTATGCCGCTTCGCTGGAGAACGACTTCCGCGTGCGCATCAGGCCTTCAGCCTCCGAGGCAGCCCTGGAGCTCACCAGGCGCTTCCAGCCTTACCTCTCTCTCCCGGGAAAAGCCGTGGGGCTCCTTGAGCGTGTGGCCTCCGACGCGGGAAAAACGGGTGCAAGGGAGCGGCCTGAAATCACCAGGCAGTTCATTGTGAGCGCCTTTGCCCGGGAAACGGGGCTCCCCGAGTTTATTCTCTCCGATCATCTCACTCTTGAGCCGAAAAGCATCGATAAGTTCTTTTCCGAGCAAATCAAGGGCCAGGGTCATGCCGTAGGCACCATTGTGGATCTTGTCACCGTCATCAAGTCGGGCCTGAACGATCCCCAGAAGCCCATGGGGTGCCTCTTTTTCGTAGGGCCTACCGGCGTGGGAAAGACCGAGATGGCAAAGACTCTCGCGGAATACCTTTTCGGCAGCCGCGAGAGGCTTGTCCGCTTCGACATGAGCGAGTATGCAGAGCCATTCAACGTGGCAAAGCTCATAGGCTCCCCTCATGGCGACGAGGAAGGCGAGCTCATAAGGCGCATCAGGCTTCAGCCTTTCTCTGTGGTGCTCCTGGATGAGTTCGAGAAAGCCCACGGGAGCATTTTTGACTGCATGCTCCAGGTGCTTGGTGAAGGGCGCCTTACCGATGCCAAGGGCCGCACGGCAGACTTCAGGAGCGCCATCATCATCATGACCTCGAACCTGGGAGCCACGGCTAAAGAACAGCGAAAGCCGGGGCTCCGCCGGGACAGCTCCATGCACTCCGTGGAGGAGCATTTCCGGGACCAGGTGGAGCACTTCTTCCGCCCCGAGTTTGTCAACAGGCTCGATGGCATCGTCGTGTTCCACCCTCTCGGCAGAGCCGCAATGGAGGAGGTTGCCTCCCGGGAGCTTGCAAAGCTTCTCGAGCGCGAGGGGATTACCAGGAGAAGCCTCCTTGTGGAGGTAGATCCCTCCATGATGGAGCTCCTCATCGAGAAGGGATTCAGCCCCCACTATGGCGCCAGGCCTCTCAAGCGGGAGATTGAGAGGTCCATCAACGTGCCTCTTGCCCATTACCTGGTATCGCACAGGATCTCGTCTCCGTACCTTATAGGAGTGTCCTGCGAAGACGGCCGGACGGTGATTCATGCCACGGCCCTCTCAGAAGCGCGGCAGGTGGTAAAGCAGGAAGAGGCTCCCCTGTCGCTGAGTGCCGCCACTGAGAGAAAAATGCAGATCTCGGAGCTTGTCGAAGGCTTTGCAGAGATCCGCCTGAGGCTTCACCGCTGGCTGCAGAGCGACAATGTGGAAAGAATAAGGATTGAATGGAAACGGCTCCTCGCAGAGACAAGGAAAAAGGAGTTCCGCTCCGACGGCCGGGAGGGCATGAAAGCCTTCGAGAGGATATACCAGCTGGAGCGCCTCACCAAGCGCCTCGAGCAGCTCGCGGACCGCGCCTCCTACCTCGAGGAGTTTGCCACCCTCACGAAGCGCCAGCGCGACGCACGTTACGGCGCCGACCTGGCCCAGAATTACACCGATCTCTGCCGTGACGCTGATTTCCTGGAGATCGAGCTCCTCTGCGCCCATCTTTCGGAGAGCGGCCGAGCCCTCATGCACCTTTCTGCCATCGGCCAGGCCGTCAGGGGCGAGCGCTCGGCCAGGGAGCGCGCCGAGTGGGTGGCGGCCCTGGCGAAGATGTACCTCTCCTGGGCGGGGCGGAAAGGATATGAGTCGGGTGTCATGGTGAGAACTGGCGAATACGTGCACTGGATAGAGGAAAAGGGCCTCAAGGTGAAGGCCCATATCCCTGACTTCAGGAAAGGCCCCCCCATGGAGCCCTGCTGGACCAGGCTTTCCGCCGACTCGCTCCAGGGCCTTTTCAAGCGCATTGAAGAGCTTGAGGCATCGGAGCTTGGCATCCTTATTGAAGGCACCAATGTATACGGCTTCCTGAAGGGAGAGGCCGGCACCCACAAGCTGGTGCTGCGCGGCGAAGAGCGCGGCTCCGTTGCGCCTTTCAGGACCGTTGCAGCAGCCGTTGACAGCCTTGATGACAAAGACTCGCCTGCCGACTTGCTCAATGCCCGTGAAGCGCTGAAGGGGAAGCGCGGCGAAAAGAAAAAGGGGCAGGATGTGCCCGATATCATAAGGATTTACTCCCCCCTGGGGGATCGCTTTGTCCGCGATGTCCGCACCGGCGTGCGCACCACGCAGGTGAGCCAGGTTCTTGAAGGCTTCATTGACGAGTTCATCCTGGCCCACCTCAGGAGTCTCGAGGCCGGAGAAGCCTGGGATGTCGATGAGGATGCTCCTTAG